A single window of Dermacentor albipictus isolate Rhodes 1998 colony chromosome 1, USDA_Dalb.pri_finalv2, whole genome shotgun sequence DNA harbors:
- the dlt gene encoding codanin-1: MALVLDLLFSKVLSSAELLEWLTNPEYKATIPELHSLDPERKDFIRLFIGFIRDQCPLIQQTPLPAKLRQPTSPPTRVANCDSVRTLKHESILCTRSRFAPVGRSQTTVRVAGSCNKPLTLTTTAVQLDSSLVVRDEISCSELTAPCRNDKSQVSRDELTQLAVAVPQNAPDIRDRTVFPTVNAVVEHTKRPIRRITPTPVKSHWRKLTLSDFLPPEVTHENQRKDSHRSPRQPHKEAKEFAKFHLKKTDALQLRLSSASQTGSSTQRRSGKHGAVPEFSDVAISVQSAEELQMENYIIPAPDCITEREKLDVLATVYAALLNKGLVVNLTIELFFLLQLLTVKQKVKLDEKCSTKLLHSVHNCTHFAAAVLQNILQWLCFLDKPTLKLLSNVEQITTFAPQLYSSLVKLVEGVEPVSRGWSSSIQGVAFDNSTDSQKHFASDSNFRAFRKQRDLFYSLFRDWQRHQFGSGKSFGTQFTHRVAEILDMCNNPCNLSHLARLVLGQLMTSCCGGLEFDDQGNLDEKFLYDFKSTSPGKMEKLEERFLLPFKVGGPCPNPSFTGSQVFFYEFIRAATNSIFLQHFKDQCIAKIVEFEKDNPFQNSEQVPSDDVRRALIAAVYKFKLLGLFLGVVEFLPYSTIESLPRQYQDTQQAIRNLKPLPLNITGLIKESVQSKQLAATLTWVVNFLSMMDPIARTLTAYKDVLGLLFSIYRSTALQHTSSAAFFARVLLGWLFEVQSIQSDVFAHTSNGILRNVESLGSFVDGSIIYMCCPYLRELRCILLEHLAGRKTKFGEIRKITPISASEGDLKVQLANQLEENFFHIHPLSVKKTVEFVADRISSIVAKRLKKDVQDTIACSRDILMQMDLAAYDENEETKNIARIFQQMSEKTEKAAHEQCSKCIQELLPALLPPDMEDQAVRMCCSLSTKSAISKVQQWIKANVTEKALRQGMSAASCTANLGQGSCRDKSSISHYTGTSASTILDSLQDHMQQLHSGEGCTTEEATKLLGLCVKSMHLRLEWSPTAISILQQASFDFVLCLAVWCPDVCTCDVFNAALPLWENSSAVKKACKKLYCARNLHLALMSVDTHSTILKFGQLAQILLHFGLMTVEDLEKSLKEVLDFELPGVVLEPAVCVISSVLELCKIGNDCASVRTD; this comes from the coding sequence ATGGCGTTAGTTTTAGACCTTTTGTTTTCGAAAGTGCTATCGTCGGCAGAGCTACTGGAGTGGCTGACAAACCCGGAGTACAAGGCAACTATTCCCGAACTACACTCGCTCGATCCGGAGAGGAAAGACTTTATACGACTTTTCATCGGCTTCATTCGTGACCAGTGTCCGCTTATCCAACAGACGCCGTTGCCCGCAAAGCTACGGCAGCCGACTTCGCCGCCCACGAGAGTTGCAAACTGTGACAGCGTCCGTACCCTCAAGCATGAAAGTATACTTTGCACGAGATCACGATTTGCGCCTGTTGGACGTAGTCAAACTACTGTCAGGGTAGCAGGCAGTTGCAACAAACCGTTGACGCTAACGACAACTGCCGTCCAACTCGACTCATCCCTTGTTGTTCGTGATGAAATTTCGTGCTCTGAATTGACTGCGCCGTGCCGTAACGACAAAAGCCAAGTTTCCAGGGATGAACTAACGCAGCTGGCAGTTGCTGTGCCTCAGAATGCGCCCGACATTCGCGACCGCACTGTATTTCCTACCGTCAACGCTGTTGTCGAACACACGAAAAGGCCGATCAGACGAATAACGCCAACGCCTGTGAAATCGCATTGGAGAAAGCTCACGCTGAGTGACTTCTTGCCTCCAGAGGTTACTCACGAGAATCAACGAAAGGATAGCCATCGATCACCTAGGCAACCTCACAAAGAAGCCAAGGAGTTCGCAAAGTTCCATTTGAAGAAAACGGATGCGTTGCAGTTGCGCCTGAGCTCAGCATCACAAACCGGCAGCTCTACGCAGCGTCGAAGTGGAAAGCATGGGGCCGTACCAGAGTTTTCCGACGTCGCCATTTCTGTGCAGTCTGCTGAAGAACTGCAAATGGAAAACTACATTATACCAGCTCCAGATTGCATTACTGAACGGGAAAAGCTGGACGTTCTGGCTACTGTGTATGCTGCACTCTTAAATAAGGGCCTTGTAGTGAACCTGACTATTGAGCTTTTCTTCCTGCTGCAATTGTTGACAGTGAAGCAAAAAGTTAAACTTGATGAAAAATGTTCTACAAAACTTCTACATTCGGTACACAATTGCACTCACTTTGCAGCTGCTGTATTACAGAATATTCTGCAGTGGCTTTGTTTCTTGGACAAGCCAACATTAAAGCTGCTTTCAAATGTCGAGCAGATAACTACGTTTGCACCACAGTTGTACTCAAGTCTTGTGAAGCTTGTGGAAGGTGTGGAGCCAGTTTCAAGAGGCTGGTCCTCCTCAATTCAGGGTGTAGCTTTTGACAATTCTACTGACAGCCAGAAGCATTTTGCTTCTGACAGCAACTTCCGGGCATTCAGAAAGCAAAGAGACCTCTTTTATAGCCTTTTTCGTGACTGGCAGCGACACCAGTTTGGCTCTGGCAAAAGCTTTGGTACCCAGTTTACACACAGGGTTGCAGAGATTCTTGATATGTGCAATAATCCATGCAACTTGTCACACTTGGCTCGCCTTGTTCTTGGACAACTCATGACTAGCTGCTGTGGAGGTCTAGAATTTGATGACCAAGGAAACCTTGATGAGAAGTTTCTTTATGACTTTAAAAGCACCTCcccaggaaagatggaaaagttgGAAGAAAGATTTCTACTGCCTTTCAAAGTTGGAGGCCCCTGTCCAAACCCATCATTTACAGGCTCCCAAGTTTTCTTCTACGAATTTATTAGGGCAGCCACAAATTCCATCTTTTTACAGCACTTTAAAGACCAGTGTATAGCAAAAATTGTGGAATTTGAAAAGGATAATCCTTTTCAAAATTCCGAGCAAGTACCAAGTGACGATGTTAGAAGAGCCCTCATTGCAGCAGTATACAAGTTCAAGTTGCTGGGTCTCTTTCTTGGTGTTGTAGAGTTTCTTCCATATAGTACCATTGAAAGCTTACCTAGGCAATATCAAGATACACAACAGGCCATCAGAAACCTTAAGCCTTTACCTCTAAACATTACTGGTCTCATCAAGGAATCTGTACAGAGCAAGCAGCTTGCTGCAACATTGACATGGGTTGTCAACTTTCTTAGCATGATGGATCCTATTGCAAGGACACTCACTGCTTACAAGGATGTGCTAGGTTTGCTATTTTCCATTTACAGGTCCACTGCATTGCAGCACACTAGCAGTGCTGCATTTTTTGCTAGGGTATTGCTTGGCTGGTTGTTTGAGGTGCAGTCCATTCAATCTGATGTTTTTGCTCATACCTCAAATGGCATTCTTAGAAATGTTGAGTCACTGGGTAGCTTTGTTGATGGCTCCATTATTTACATGTGTTGCCCGTATCTTCGCGAGTTGCGCTGCATTCTGCTAGAGCATCTTGCTGGCAGGAAAACGAAGTTTGGTGAAATTCGCAAAATTACTCCCATTTCTGCAAGTGAAGGCGATTTGAAAGTGCAACTTGCAAATCAACTTGAAGAAAACTTTTTCCATATTCACCCTCTGTCTGTGAAAAAAACTGTTGAATTTGTTGCTGACAGAATTTCCTCCATTGTTGCAAAACGCCTGAAAAAAGATGTGCAAGATACCATTGCATGCTCAAGAGACATTCTTATGCAAATGGACCTTGCAGCATATGATGAAAATGAGGAAACCAAAAACATTGCCAGGATTTTTCAGCAGATGAGTGAGAAAACTGAAAAGGCAGCACATGAGCAATGCAGCAAGTGCATCCAAGAGCTACTACCTGCACTACTACCTCCTGACATGGAAGATCAGGCTGTGAGAATGTGCTGCAGCCTGAGCACAAAGAGTGCAATTTCGAAAGTACAGCAATGGATAAAGGCAAATGTCACAGAGAAAGCTTTGAGGCAGGGAATGTCTGCTGCATCATGCACAGCCAATTTGGGACAGGGCTCCTGCAGAGACAAAAGCAGCATATCTCACTACACTGGCACATCAGCCTCCACTATCCTGGATAGCCTGCAGGACCACATGCAACAATTGCATTCTGGAGAAGGATGCACAACTGAGGAAGCCACAAAGCTGCTAGGGTTGTGTGTGAAGTCTATGCATCTTAGACTGGAGTGGTCACCAACTGCTATTTCAATCTTGCAGCAAGCATCTTTTGACTTTGTGCTTTGCCTCGCAGTTTGGTGTCCAGATGTGTGCACATGTGATGTCTTTAATGCTGCTCTGCCATTGTGGGAAAACAGCTCTGCAGTCAAGAAGGCATGCAAGAAACTCTACTGTGCCAGGAATCTACATCTAGCATTGATGAGTGTTGATACCCATAGTACAATTTTGAAGTTCGGACAGCTAGCACAGATTTTGTTGCACTTTGGCTTAATGACTGTAGAAGACCTGGAAAAAAGCTTGAAGGAAGTGCTTGATTTTGAACTACCTGGTGTTGTTCTAGAACCAGCTGTGTGCGTGATCAGCAGTGTTTTGGAACTTTGTAAAATCGGTAACGACTGTGCATCAGTAAGAACAGATTAG